In the Oryza glaberrima chromosome 6, OglaRS2, whole genome shotgun sequence genome, one interval contains:
- the LOC127775585 gene encoding cytochrome b561, DM13 and DOMON domain-containing protein At5g54830-like, with translation MAPLLLTLLLLLCLASPPLAAAAAAACGTNTSLVGYEADLWMSQHQLRGRVEVLDGCSFRVAALDLLAGSASARWWRAEGPDLDSLARGAPAAGDPLNRTFLSESLVFRLLPGVSWPLVPVLAAFDPLTSSLFGFVRLSNDSSADSEAPTMFDSCAQLSPRLRVRWTLHGTSDSIDIGLEAAVGSEYYIAFGWAAPGAPEPSMIGADVAVTGFTEDGLPFADDYYVTKYSECTVRADGAVEGVCPDTIYEQGNDTAAGAVNNTRLVYGHRRDGVSFVRFSRPLVSPDKKYDVPVNATANMTVIWAIGLLRPPDSLQPYYLPLGHGAPAGTAFGFATLNVSASGGCVGPLDAEDKEDQDRITAERNTPLVVTAGPSLHYPNPPNPDKVLYINKKEAPLLKVERGVPVTFSVEAGHDAPLYITSDAVGGNATSRNATEVVFAGGARAEGVPAAPAELVWLPDRNTPDVVYYQSLYDPKMGWKIQVVDGGLSDMYNNSVLLDDQQVTFFWTLSGDSINIAARGERKSGYLAVGFGSAMVNSYAYVGWIDGNGTGHVASYFIDGEDGAGVHETSENLTHTRCRSENGAIVFELTRPLSPSCSGRVECRNIVDPTTPLRVIWAMGSQWSSGQLTVSNMHSITSNRPVRVLLLAGTAEAEEELRPVLAVHGFMMFVAWGLLVPGGIMAARYLKHLKSGDLWFQAHTYLQSSAMAVMFLGLLFAIAELRGFSFKSTHAKIGTAAFVLACLQPINAYLRPHLLAENGEILPMKNRVIWEYLHIITGRSAVVVGAIALFTGLQHLGDRYGSKNIKGLTCGLILWVVGVTLVVVYLEFMAARRRRGGGADDLSGKWVLGNTDEDDSVDLLQSTKMESDSIEPMEMQLEPLKG, from the coding sequence atggcgcccctcctcctcaccctcctcctcctcctctgcctggCTTCAccgccgctggcggcggcggcggcggcggcgtgcgggacGAACACTAGCCTGGTGGGGTACGAGGCGGACCTGTGGATGTCGCAGCACCAGCTCCGCGGCCGCGTCGAGGTGCTCGACGGCTGCTCGTTCCGCGTCGCGGCGCTCGACCTCCTCGCGGGGTCCGCCTccgcgcggtggtggcgcgccGAGGGGCCCGACCTCGACTCCCTCGCCCGAGGCGCGCCCGCCGCGGGCGACCCGCTCAACCGCACCTTCCTCTCCGAGTCCCTCGTGTTCCGCCTCCTCCCTGGCGTGTCCTGGCCGCTCGTCCccgtcctcgccgccttcgaccccctcacctcctccctcttcggCTTCGTCCGCCTCTCCAACGATTCCTCCGCCGATTCCGAGGCGCCCACCATGTTCGACTCGTGCGCCCAGCTCTCGCCGCGGCTGCGCGTGCGCTGGACGCTCCACGGCACCTCTGACTCCATCGACATCGGCCTCGAGGCGGCCGTCGGGTCGGAGTACTACATAGCGTTCGGGTGGGCGGCGCCCGGCGCGCCCGAGCCGTCCATGAtcggcgccgacgtcgccgtcacGGGCTTCACGGAGGACGGCCTCCCCTTCGCCGACGACTACTACGTCACCAAGTACAGCGAGTGCACGGTGCgcgccgacggcgccgtcgagggCGTTTGCCCGGACACGATCTACGAGCAGGGCAacgacaccgccgccggcgcggtcAACAACACGCGGCTGGTGtacggccaccgccgcgacggcgtCTCGTTCGTCCGGTTCTCGCGGCCGCTCGTGTCGCCGGACAAGAAGTACGACGTGCCGGTCAACGCCACGGCGAACATGACGGTGATCTGGGCGATCGGGCTGCTCCGGCCGCCGGACTCGCTCCAGCCATACTACCTCCCTCTGGGCCACGGCGCGCCGGCCGGGACGGCGTTCGGGTTCGCCACGCTCAACGTgtcggcgagcggcgggtgCGTCGGGCCGCTCGACGCCGAGGACAAGGAGGACCAGGACAGGATCACGGCGGAGCGGAACACGCCGCTGGTGGTCACCGCCGGGCCGTCGCTGCACTACCCCAACCCACCTAACCCGGACAAGGTGCTCTACATCAACAAGAAGGAGGCGCCGCTGCTCAAGGTGGAGCGCGGCGTGCCCGTCACCTTCTCCGTCGAGGCCGGCCACGACGCGCCGCTGTACATCACCTCCGACGCCGTGGGCGGCAACGCCACGTCCCGGAACGCCACCGAGGtcgtcttcgccggcggcgccagggCCGAGggcgtgccggcggcgccggcggagctcGTCTGGCTCCCCGACCGGAACACGCCCGACGTGGTGTACTACCAGTCGCTCTACGACCCCAAGATGGGGTGGAAGATCcaggtcgtcgacggcggcctcAGCGACATGTACAACAACAGCGTCCTCCTCGACGACCAGCAGGTGACCTTCTTCTGGACGCTCTCCGGCGACTCCATCAACATCGCCGCCCGCGGCGAGCGGAAGAGCGGCTACCTCGCCGTCGGCTTCGGGAGCGCCATGGTGAACAGCTACGCCTACGTCGGGTGGATCGACGGCAACGGCACGGGCCACGTCGCCTCCTACTTCatcgacggcgaggacggcgcgggCGTGCACGAGACGAGCGAGAACCTCACCCACACGAGGTGCCGGTCGGAGAACGGCGCCATCGTGTTCGAGCTCACgcggccgctgtcgccgtcgtgcTCCGGCAGGGTGGAGTGCAGGAACATCGTCGACCCGACGACGCCGCTGCGGGTGATCTGGGCGATGGGCTCGCAGTGGTCGTCTGGCCAGCTGACCGTGAGCAATATGCACTCCATCACCAGCAACCGCCCcgtccgcgtcctcctcctcgccggcacggcggaggcggaggaggagctgcgCCCGGTGCTCGCCGTCCATGGATTCATGATGTTCGTCGCGTGGGGGCTCCTCGTTCCCGGCGGGATCATGGCGGCGAGGTACCTCAAGCATCTGAAGAGCGGCGACCTATGGTTCCAGGCACACACCTACCTGCAATCCTCAGCCATGGCCGTCATGTTCTTGGGATTGCTCTTCGCGATCGCTGAGCTCCGTGGCTTCTCCTTCAAATCCACGCACGCAAAGATCGGCACCGCGGCATTTGTTCTCGCTTGTCTGCAACCGATTAATGCTTATCTCCGACCGCATTTGCTCGCGGAGAATGGCGAAATTCTGCCAATGAAGAACAGGGTGATCTGGGAGTATCTGCACATTATCACCGGGAGATCAGCTGTGGTAGTCGGCGCCATTGCACTCTTCACCGGCTTGCAGCATCTTGGTGACAGGTATGGCAGCAAGAACATCAAGGGGTTAACATGTGGGTTGATCCTGTGGGTTGTGGGTGTCACATTGGTGGTTGTTTACCTCGAGTTCATGGCGGCGAGGCgaagaagaggcggcggcgcagatgaCCTTTCGGGTAAATGGGTGCTTGGCAACACTGATGAAGATGATTCAGTTGATCTTTTGCAGTCCACTAAAATGGAGTCTGATTCGATTGAACCAATGGAGATGCAGCTTGAGCCACTGAAAGGTtga